The nucleotide sequence CCAACTACCAGACCTTCTACATGAACGCGCGTGGCTATCACTGGAACGTGAAGGGCAACCAGTTCTTCGAGCTGCACGTGAAGTTCGAGGAAACCTACACCGACCTGCTGACCAAGGTCGACGAGATCGCCGAGCGCATCCTGACCCTGGGTCACGAGCCGATGCACGCCTACAGCGATTACGCTCGCGTGGCGACCATCAAGGAAGACACCCACGTCAGCGATGGCACCGCTTGCGTCAAGGGTCTGCTCACCGGCTATAAGTCCCTGATCGAGCTGCAGCGTGAAATCCTCTCCGTCGCCTCCGATGCCGACGATGAAGGGACTGCCTCGCTGGTCGGCGACTACATCCGCGAGCAGGAAAAGACGGTCTGGATGCTGTCCGCCTACCTGGGCGAGTGATTCTGACCAAGACACCATCGCGTGTCTGACACTGCCGCCAGCGTGATCGGCAGGCCGTGAACGCCGCCTTCTGTCCCGTGCTTGCGCGGTGTCCGGAAGGCGGCGTTTTCGTGGGTCGGACACCATTCGAGGGGCAGACTCGAGAAGAACTTGAGCTCGAGAAGGACTTGAGCCCGAGAAGAACTTGAGCTCGAGAAGCACCTGAGCAAGAGGCGCAGGACCATGCTCGGAAGCGCATCATCACGCGACACGCAGGGTGGCTGCCAATCAGGCAGGTTGATCAGGCGTCATACCAGGAGGGTTGCATGTCACTGCCGCTGACACGTCTGCTACGCAAGTTGCTGCATGTGGCTGCCAAGCCCATGCGCCATGCCCAGGGCAAGGATGGTTGCGTCATCCATGCCTATCGTGGCTATGGCTCACACAATGAAGCCTTTCTGATGGGCCGCATCTTCCAGCAGCCCGGCTCGCGCAGTCAGCTGGCGCCCGGGGCCGGGCGCGACCTGATGGATGTCGGCCGCCGTCTGCTGCGCTGGGGCAAGGGCGGCGTGGAGGTGGACGTCAGCCTTGGCGGCAACCAGACCACGGTCGTCACCGACCGCGATGGCTACTTCAGCGTCCACCTGCCTCTGCTGTCGCCCTTGGCAGATCAAGGCCAATGGCAGACGGCACGGATCACCGCCCGGCCGCCGAAGCAGGCCGCTGTCGAGGGCGAGGCCCAGGTCTACCTGCCACCGGCCAGCACCCGGCTGGGCGTGATCAGCGATATCGACGACACCGTGATGTACACCGGTGTCGCCAACAAGCTCAAGATGCTCTATCGGCTGTTCATCGAATCCGCCGAGCGACGCACTGCCTTCCCGGGAGTCGCCGCGCTCTATCAGGCGCTCCACGAGGGCAGCGACGGTCAGCAGAGTCGCCCGCTGCTCTACGTCTCACGCGGCCCCTGGAGCATCTATGAGATGCTGGAG is from Cobetia marina and encodes:
- a CDS encoding App1 family protein, yielding MSLPLTRLLRKLLHVAAKPMRHAQGKDGCVIHAYRGYGSHNEAFLMGRIFQQPGSRSQLAPGAGRDLMDVGRRLLRWGKGGVEVDVSLGGNQTTVVTDRDGYFSVHLPLLSPLADQGQWQTARITARPPKQAAVEGEAQVYLPPASTRLGVISDIDDTVMYTGVANKLKMLYRLFIESAERRTAFPGVAALYQALHEGSDGQQSRPLLYVSRGPWSIYEMLEVFFQHNRIPVGPILFLREWGLTLQRPLPKRSEDHKQALIEKMLDLYDEMQFLLIGDSGQHDPEVYADVVRRYPGRICAIYIRQIGDSESRKAELATLGEELSALGCDMLLSTDSLDMAHHAHANDYIDAASVEMVRAEIEHQRAEEPV
- a CDS encoding Dps family protein; amino-acid sequence: MSTDTNAIGLHTSSATQLAEHLNVLLANYQTFYMNARGYHWNVKGNQFFELHVKFEETYTDLLTKVDEIAERILTLGHEPMHAYSDYARVATIKEDTHVSDGTACVKGLLTGYKSLIELQREILSVASDADDEGTASLVGDYIREQEKTVWMLSAYLGE